Proteins encoded within one genomic window of Acinetobacter sp. YWS30-1:
- a CDS encoding M48 family metallopeptidase has translation MKRPVEVRFYDGILAEAQCAWIVPDQQRGIALKLSEETPKQVSEADFYFTYPDMAYIGGVGGVNRLSNCLKIKSKEIYHAIWKFEGSPLLIFFSMIIVICAVIFILKWGIPYTAQQLAQLFPEQTLIEVGNQTEQKLIEQTEPSKLSAKHQSRLKKLYEQKIAVGKPAKIIFRQGGETMGLNAAAIPNNTIIVTDELVKLSGADEEILAVLAHEQGHLVQKHSMQKVISNLGAAGLFALVTGGLSDVVAASIAVLADAGYSQALELAADDYAMQHLHQQQISSIHLSNFLQRVENARILAEQSKTIKMKNFTLNIDGKERQITESELKWLRLIGKLKKYLESHPELDKRIERIHAFEEKMSQPV, from the coding sequence ATGAAGCGACCTGTTGAAGTCAGATTTTATGATGGGATTTTGGCTGAAGCTCAGTGTGCATGGATTGTCCCTGATCAGCAACGCGGGATTGCCTTGAAACTCAGTGAAGAAACACCCAAGCAAGTGAGTGAAGCTGACTTTTATTTTACTTATCCTGATATGGCGTATATTGGCGGGGTCGGAGGCGTAAACCGATTATCGAACTGCCTGAAGATTAAATCCAAAGAAATCTATCATGCCATATGGAAATTTGAAGGTTCTCCACTCCTGATTTTCTTCTCGATGATTATCGTGATATGTGCGGTAATTTTTATTCTTAAATGGGGGATTCCTTATACCGCCCAGCAGCTCGCTCAATTATTTCCCGAACAGACCTTGATCGAGGTAGGAAATCAAACTGAGCAGAAATTAATTGAGCAAACTGAGCCATCTAAGCTCTCCGCAAAGCATCAATCACGTCTAAAAAAATTGTACGAACAAAAAATTGCAGTAGGGAAACCTGCTAAGATTATTTTCCGTCAAGGCGGAGAAACTATGGGACTTAATGCAGCTGCGATTCCAAACAATACCATTATTGTTACCGATGAACTGGTCAAGCTCAGTGGCGCAGATGAAGAAATTCTTGCAGTACTGGCGCATGAACAAGGTCATCTGGTACAAAAACATAGCATGCAAAAAGTGATTTCCAACCTGGGTGCAGCAGGACTATTTGCCTTGGTAACAGGAGGCTTAAGTGATGTCGTGGCGGCATCTATAGCGGTACTCGCCGATGCGGGATATTCACAGGCACTTGAACTTGCTGCGGATGATTATGCCATGCAACATTTACATCAACAGCAGATATCCAGTATTCATTTGTCGAACTTTTTGCAGCGGGTTGAAAACGCTAGAATCTTGGCAGAGCAGAGTAAAACGATAAAAATGAAAAACTTTACCCTGAATATTGATGGAAAAGAACGGCAAATTACCGAGTCTGAACTGAAATGGTTGCGTTTGATTGGAAAACTCAAAAAATATCTGGAATCGCATCCCGAGCTGGACAAAAGAATTGAACGGATTCATGCATTCGAAGAAAAAATGAGCCAACCTGTTTAG
- the rpe gene encoding ribulose-phosphate 3-epimerase, translated as MSKPYLIAPSILSADFARLGEEVENVLQAGADVVHFDVMDNHYVPNLTFGAGVCKALKKYGIQAPIDVHLMVKPVDRMIGDFLEAGADIITFHPEASDHIDRSLQLIKSGGAKAGLVFNPATPLHYLDYVLDKVDQVLLMSVNPGFGGQKFIPMTLDKLRQARKIIDASGRDIRLEVDGGVGPANIREIAEAGADMFVAGSAIFGKPDYKAVIDEMRSELAKVGQIQL; from the coding sequence ATGTCCAAGCCTTATTTAATTGCACCTTCTATTTTGTCTGCCGACTTTGCCCGTTTAGGTGAAGAAGTTGAAAATGTACTTCAGGCTGGTGCAGACGTTGTGCATTTCGATGTTATGGATAATCACTATGTACCCAATTTAACCTTTGGCGCAGGTGTATGTAAGGCATTGAAAAAATATGGTATTCAGGCACCTATTGATGTACATCTTATGGTGAAACCTGTAGATCGCATGATTGGTGACTTTCTGGAAGCAGGCGCAGATATTATTACGTTTCATCCGGAAGCATCTGATCATATTGACCGTTCTTTACAGTTGATCAAATCGGGTGGTGCTAAAGCCGGTCTGGTATTTAATCCAGCGACACCATTGCATTATCTGGATTATGTACTGGATAAGGTTGATCAGGTATTGCTAATGAGTGTGAACCCTGGCTTTGGCGGACAGAAATTCATTCCAATGACTTTGGATAAATTACGTCAGGCGCGCAAGATTATTGATGCTTCAGGTCGTGATATCCGCTTAGAAGTAGATGGCGGTGTGGGACCAGCAAATATTCGTGAAATTGCAGAAGCTGGTGCAGATATGTTTGTGGCCGGTTCAGCGATTTTTGGCAAGCCAGATTATAAAGCTGTGATTGATGAAATGCGTAGTGAGCTGGCTAAAGTCGGTCAAATTCAACTTTAA
- the sugE gene encoding quaternary ammonium compound efflux SMR transporter SugE, which translates to MAWIILVFAGLFEIVWAYSMKLSEGFSKLTPSIFTIVFMVLSFVLLAYAMRTLPLGTAYTIWTGIGAVGSFLVGVIVLGEPASAMRMLAAVLIISGLVLMKLSSS; encoded by the coding sequence ATGGCCTGGATTATACTTGTATTCGCTGGACTATTTGAGATTGTCTGGGCCTATTCCATGAAGCTCTCAGAGGGTTTTAGCAAACTCACACCGAGTATTTTTACGATTGTTTTTATGGTGCTCAGTTTTGTATTGCTGGCCTATGCCATGCGTACTTTGCCTCTAGGAACTGCCTATACCATCTGGACGGGCATTGGCGCAGTCGGCTCATTTCTGGTCGGTGTTATAGTTTTAGGTGAACCTGCTTCTGCTATGCGTATGCTCGCTGCGGTGCTGATTATCTCCGGACTTGTTTTGATGAAATTATCCTCCTCCTAA
- a CDS encoding methylated-DNA--[protein]-cysteine S-methyltransferase, with translation MQLSYIYMDSPVGQLQLVANETALVAVLWDCEKPNRVRLATLVEDPQHPVLIEARRQLQEYFAGQRNVFELPLDFAGTDFQKKVWQALLNIPYGQTRSYREIAEQVGNVKAVRAVGAANGKNPISIIAPCHRVIGSSGKLVGFAGGLDKKEILLNIERTH, from the coding sequence ATGCAGCTCAGTTATATTTATATGGACTCGCCTGTAGGGCAGTTGCAGCTGGTTGCAAATGAAACGGCGCTGGTAGCTGTACTCTGGGATTGTGAAAAACCGAATCGGGTTAGATTGGCAACTCTGGTTGAAGATCCACAGCATCCTGTATTGATAGAAGCTCGGCGTCAGCTTCAAGAATATTTTGCCGGTCAGCGCAATGTTTTTGAACTGCCTTTAGATTTTGCCGGTACTGATTTTCAAAAAAAAGTCTGGCAGGCTTTGCTGAATATTCCTTATGGACAGACCCGAAGCTATCGGGAAATCGCTGAACAGGTCGGTAATGTTAAAGCAGTACGCGCCGTGGGTGCTGCCAATGGTAAAAACCCGATCTCGATTATTGCACCTTGTCATCGGGTGATTGGCAGTAGCGGTAAGCTGGTAGGCTTTGCGGGTGGTCTGGATAAAAAAGAAATTCTGTTAAATATTGAGCGAACCCATTAA
- a CDS encoding IS30-like element IS18 family transposase — protein MKKYTQLSQDERYEIYATLKSKSSIATLARELGRSRSTIYRELKRNTGQRGYRAQQAAKFASQRRYRPSSSMTAFAFAYIDYLIGLDWSPEQISGALTQRGWLDVPSHEWIYQYIYQDKSKGGKLHLHLRHQKKYRKRGYKNTDRRGQIIDKTSIHCRDQVIDQRQRLGDFEGDTVIGKHHKGALLTLVDRKSLYVHIVHLGPTRASSQTITCALDRLQMSHAYSVTFDNGKEFSEHKRITDAGIETYFADPYKSIQRARNENTNGLIRQYLPKSSSFDGVSNEQIEQIEFALNHRPRKTLGWYTPSEVMAGFYTVALAA, from the coding sequence ATGAAGAAATACACCCAACTTTCTCAAGATGAAAGATACGAAATTTATGCTACTTTGAAAAGTAAAAGTTCAATCGCTACCCTTGCTCGGGAATTAGGACGTTCACGATCAACCATCTACCGTGAATTAAAAAGAAATACTGGGCAACGTGGATATAGAGCTCAACAGGCAGCTAAATTTGCAAGTCAAAGACGGTACCGTCCTTCATCATCAATGACAGCATTTGCCTTCGCTTATATTGATTATTTGATTGGTTTGGACTGGTCACCCGAACAAATTTCAGGTGCTTTAACACAACGCGGTTGGCTGGATGTACCTTCACATGAGTGGATTTACCAGTACATTTATCAAGATAAATCAAAAGGCGGTAAACTTCATCTACATTTAAGGCATCAGAAGAAATATCGAAAACGCGGTTACAAAAACACGGATCGTAGGGGTCAAATCATTGATAAAACAAGTATTCACTGCCGAGACCAGGTCATTGATCAACGACAACGTTTAGGAGATTTCGAAGGTGACACGGTGATTGGTAAACATCATAAAGGTGCTTTATTGACTCTCGTTGATCGAAAGAGCCTGTATGTACATATTGTTCATTTAGGGCCAACAAGAGCATCCTCTCAAACGATTACTTGTGCATTAGATCGTTTACAAATGAGCCATGCTTATAGTGTGACATTTGATAATGGCAAAGAATTTTCCGAACACAAAAGAATTACTGATGCTGGCATAGAGACGTATTTTGCTGATCCTTACAAGTCTATTCAGCGAGCTAGAAATGAAAATACGAATGGTTTAATCCGTCAATATCTGCCAAAATCATCATCGTTTGATGGCGTGTCAAACGAACAAATAGAGCAGATAGAATTTGCACTCAACCATCGTCCTAGAAAAACACTAGGTTGGTATACACCGAGTGAAGTTATGGCTGGTTTTTATACTGTTGCACTTGCCGCTTGA
- a CDS encoding nuclease-related domain-containing protein, which translates to MGFESALFKPFLKGKLGEFAVATHVKLYLKDPEYRLLNDLTLPDGEGSTTQIDHFLLSPYGLFVIETKNYKGWIFGSERQKTWTQKLYKNSYKFQNPIHQNYKHIKVLEQVLVDIIEPDQLHSVIVFMPDAVFKTPMPNYVFRGAGWTDYVKSFNQRVISDTKIKHIQIRLEKEVLEKSWKINREHVANLNRRQSE; encoded by the coding sequence TTGGGATTTGAATCTGCGTTATTTAAACCATTTTTAAAAGGGAAGCTGGGAGAGTTCGCTGTTGCCACGCATGTCAAACTTTATCTGAAAGACCCTGAGTATCGGTTATTAAACGATTTGACTCTTCCAGATGGAGAAGGGAGCACAACACAAATTGATCATTTCTTATTAAGTCCTTATGGCCTGTTTGTGATTGAAACCAAAAACTATAAAGGCTGGATCTTTGGTAGCGAGCGACAAAAAACCTGGACGCAAAAACTTTATAAAAATAGCTATAAATTTCAAAATCCGATTCATCAGAATTATAAGCACATCAAAGTTCTGGAGCAGGTGCTGGTTGATATTATTGAGCCAGACCAGCTGCATTCTGTGATTGTATTTATGCCAGATGCGGTATTCAAAACCCCAATGCCGAATTATGTATTTCGGGGTGCAGGTTGGACAGATTATGTAAAAAGCTTTAATCAGCGAGTTATTTCTGATACCAAGATTAAACATATCCAGATTCGATTGGAGAAGGAAGTACTAGAAAAATCCTGGAAAATTAATCGTGAACATGTCGCAAATTTAAACAGGCGGCAATCCGAATAA
- a CDS encoding tRNA dihydrouridine synthase has translation MKLVLAPMEGLTDPIMRDVLTSVGSFDWCVTEFIRVTDSVLPDHIYHTYCPELLNDGKTAAGTPVHVQFLGNNPEMLAANAVKVAAMGAPAIDMNFGCPAKTVNRHRGGSVLLDEPEVVYELVKAVRDAVPTHIPVSAKMRLGYMDRNFMMENAHAIEDAGAAWVTVHARTKADGYTPPAFWDQLQPIREALKINVIANGEIWTNADAKQCQLESGCEDLMIGRGAVTTPDLTQCIRQNSDEPLITWNELLELQIRFLNGSYKKEMNMVGRYKQWLGMMSKHYPEAKALWDEVKRIKQLVEITEKLKASKN, from the coding sequence TTGAAACTTGTTCTTGCACCCATGGAAGGCTTAACTGACCCGATTATGCGCGATGTACTGACATCCGTCGGGAGCTTCGACTGGTGTGTAACCGAGTTTATTCGTGTCACGGATTCGGTGCTGCCGGATCATATCTATCACACCTACTGCCCTGAATTGTTAAATGACGGCAAAACTGCTGCCGGCACGCCGGTGCATGTACAGTTTCTCGGAAATAATCCGGAAATGCTGGCAGCCAATGCAGTGAAAGTCGCTGCCATGGGCGCCCCTGCAATTGACATGAATTTCGGCTGTCCAGCCAAAACCGTAAACCGTCATCGTGGTGGTTCAGTACTGCTAGATGAACCTGAAGTCGTTTATGAACTGGTCAAAGCTGTTCGTGATGCAGTGCCCACACATATCCCGGTTTCGGCGAAAATGCGTCTGGGTTATATGGATCGCAACTTCATGATGGAAAATGCACATGCCATTGAAGATGCTGGAGCGGCCTGGGTCACCGTCCACGCGCGGACCAAGGCCGATGGCTATACTCCGCCAGCCTTCTGGGATCAGCTGCAACCGATCCGTGAAGCCTTAAAAATCAATGTGATTGCCAATGGTGAAATCTGGACCAATGCCGACGCCAAGCAATGTCAGCTAGAATCGGGCTGTGAAGATCTGATGATTGGCCGTGGTGCGGTCACTACACCTGATCTGACCCAATGTATTCGCCAGAATTCTGATGAGCCGCTCATCACCTGGAATGAACTGCTTGAACTGCAAATCCGTTTCCTGAATGGTTCCTATAAAAAGGAAATGAATATGGTCGGCCGTTACAAACAATGGCTGGGGATGATGTCCAAGCATTATCCTGAAGCTAAAGCACTCTGGGATGAGGTCAAACGGATTAAACAGCTGGTTGAAATTACTGAAAAGCTAAAAGCCTCGAAAAATTAA
- a CDS encoding MFS transporter, whose amino-acid sequence MMNEKTLVIDKVDNDVQPLDSHLKITTPIPEQVATEIPPATPERSSYQWYVVIICMVAYILSFVDRQILSLMIEPIKADLMLSDTQFSLLQGLAFSLFYAFMGVPIAALADKKSRVKIISVGIAFWSLATAACGLSKNFIQMFLARLSVGAGEAALSPAFYSIVADLFPKHKLGRALGVYAIGAFIGSGLAFLIGGYVIGLLKDVSFVTLPMIGEIKTWQLTFMIVGLPGVLLALLMILTVREPERKGLKMDANGVAVKASFKNSMGFIKTHRRTFFCHFIGFSFYTMMLYSLLGWAPAYYMRHFGLDASQTGYILGSIILVANTSGALFCGWLIDFFSKRGYSDAAIRAGAIGCAALIIPSVLFTQVDNMQLSFALIFVAMFFSTFPIPASAAATQMLTPNQLRSQVSAKFLLISNLIALGVGTTAVALITDRYYENTLMVGNSISIVNAIAGLVGVFLLYKGCQYYRESMKVEKLID is encoded by the coding sequence ATGATGAATGAAAAAACATTGGTCATAGACAAGGTTGACAATGACGTCCAACCACTCGATTCTCATCTAAAAATTACTACGCCTATCCCTGAACAGGTGGCTACAGAAATTCCACCAGCAACTCCGGAACGTAGCAGCTATCAATGGTATGTGGTAATCATCTGTATGGTGGCCTACATTCTGTCTTTCGTAGACCGTCAGATTTTATCCCTGATGATTGAGCCGATTAAGGCCGACTTGATGCTCAGTGATACCCAGTTCAGCCTATTGCAGGGGCTGGCCTTTTCGCTGTTTTATGCCTTTATGGGCGTACCGATCGCCGCACTGGCCGACAAGAAATCACGTGTGAAAATTATTTCGGTTGGGATCGCTTTCTGGAGTCTGGCCACTGCAGCCTGTGGCCTCAGTAAAAACTTTATCCAGATGTTCCTGGCTCGCCTCAGTGTCGGTGCCGGTGAAGCAGCCCTATCTCCTGCCTTTTATTCCATTGTGGCGGATCTATTCCCGAAACATAAACTGGGCCGTGCGCTAGGCGTATATGCCATTGGTGCTTTTATCGGTTCAGGACTGGCTTTCCTGATCGGTGGTTATGTGATTGGTCTGCTCAAAGATGTGAGCTTTGTCACTTTACCGATGATTGGTGAAATCAAAACCTGGCAGCTGACCTTTATGATTGTCGGTTTACCGGGTGTATTGCTGGCATTACTAATGATTCTGACCGTACGTGAACCAGAACGTAAAGGCCTGAAAATGGATGCGAATGGTGTCGCAGTGAAAGCATCTTTTAAGAATTCGATGGGTTTTATCAAAACCCATAGAAGGACTTTCTTCTGTCATTTTATTGGCTTCTCTTTCTACACTATGATGCTGTATTCCCTGCTCGGCTGGGCACCGGCCTACTACATGCGTCACTTTGGCCTGGATGCAAGCCAGACCGGATATATCCTTGGAAGTATTATTCTTGTCGCAAATACTTCAGGCGCCCTATTCTGTGGCTGGCTGATCGACTTCTTTTCTAAACGTGGCTATAGCGATGCAGCAATCCGTGCCGGTGCAATTGGCTGTGCTGCCCTGATCATTCCAAGTGTGCTATTTACTCAGGTCGACAATATGCAGCTTTCATTCGCACTGATCTTTGTCGCGATGTTCTTCTCCACCTTCCCGATTCCAGCATCAGCAGCTGCTACCCAGATGCTGACACCGAACCAGTTGCGCTCTCAGGTATCAGCCAAATTCCTGTTGATTTCTAACCTGATTGCACTCGGTGTGGGTACAACTGCTGTGGCGCTGATTACAGACCGATATTATGAGAATACCTTAATGGTGGGAAATTCAATTTCTATCGTCAATGCGATAGCCGGCCTGGTTGGTGTGTTCCTGCTGTATAAAGGCTGTCAGTATTATCGTGAAAGTATGAAAGTCGAAAAACTAATCGATTAA
- the paaZ gene encoding phenylacetic acid degradation bifunctional protein PaaZ: protein MLELDSTTQSTDLQDDTQANYSAKVKVLSSLVLGGEHSAQNDLRTVYHAISGEAIYQVSSHGIDMHNVMQYAKQKGAAIAHWTFHQRANALKQVAQYLLERKEDYYRLAAATGCTRKDAWIDIEGGIGTLFAYSSLVRRELSDETALVEDAWIPLSKQGSFGAKHILSPKAGVAVHINAFNFPIWGMLEKIAPTLLAGVPCIVKPATEGAELTHTVVKDILASNLLPEGALQLICGQTYDLFDHLNAQDTVTFTGSAATGQKLRAHPHLNAHSIPFSMEADSVNSAILTQQANDETIDLFVREVFREMTTKAGQKCTAIRRAFVPAALLDTVQQRLTEKLQKVVIGDPAQDGVTMGALASVKQKHDVAAKVEQLAQEAEIIIGSHLRQDFAIQVAHPEKSAFYPPTVLLCKDPVQAQQIHNIEAFGPVVTLMPYSDLPQLATLVARGEGSLVASIVRNHDENIEQLLSKIAPWHGRVHILDRESAKESTGHGSPLPLLVHGGPGRAGGGEELGGLRAVKHYMQRTAIQGSPNVLTQVGHSWTAGAEVFEDRVHPFKKSFDELRIGERLLTARRTITEADIVNFGGLSGDYFYAHMDKIAAAESLFGERVAHGYFIVSAAAGLFVDAAPGPVIANYGMDNLRFVEPVKIGDTIQVELTCKQKTPKPLRDEQRPHGVVVWDIKVKNQRNELVATYDILTLVEKAA, encoded by the coding sequence ATGTTGGAACTGGACAGCACAACCCAGAGCACGGATCTTCAGGACGACACACAGGCGAATTACTCAGCTAAAGTTAAAGTATTGAGTTCACTGGTTTTAGGTGGTGAACATAGCGCACAAAATGACTTGCGTACGGTTTATCACGCCATTAGCGGTGAAGCGATTTACCAAGTCAGTAGCCACGGCATCGACATGCATAACGTAATGCAATATGCCAAACAGAAAGGTGCTGCCATTGCCCACTGGACCTTCCACCAGCGTGCCAACGCCCTGAAACAGGTGGCACAATATTTACTGGAACGTAAGGAAGATTATTACCGCTTGGCAGCCGCAACTGGCTGTACCCGCAAAGATGCCTGGATTGATATTGAAGGTGGGATTGGCACCCTGTTTGCCTATTCAAGTCTGGTTCGCCGTGAACTCAGCGATGAAACGGCACTGGTGGAAGATGCCTGGATTCCACTATCCAAACAGGGTAGCTTTGGTGCCAAACATATCCTGAGCCCAAAAGCTGGTGTAGCAGTGCATATTAATGCCTTTAACTTCCCGATCTGGGGCATGCTAGAAAAAATTGCACCTACTCTACTAGCCGGCGTACCTTGTATTGTCAAGCCAGCAACAGAAGGTGCAGAACTGACACATACAGTCGTTAAAGACATTTTAGCCAGCAATTTACTACCAGAAGGTGCTCTGCAGCTGATCTGCGGACAGACTTATGACCTGTTTGATCACCTGAATGCACAGGATACCGTTACTTTCACAGGTTCGGCTGCTACCGGCCAGAAACTGCGTGCTCATCCACACCTGAATGCCCACTCTATTCCATTCAGCATGGAAGCCGACTCGGTGAACAGCGCCATTCTGACCCAGCAAGCCAACGATGAAACCATTGACCTGTTTGTGCGTGAAGTCTTCCGTGAAATGACAACCAAGGCCGGCCAAAAATGTACTGCAATTCGTCGTGCCTTTGTGCCAGCAGCATTGCTCGATACCGTACAGCAACGCCTGACTGAAAAATTACAGAAAGTAGTCATCGGTGATCCTGCACAGGACGGCGTAACCATGGGTGCTCTGGCCAGCGTTAAACAGAAGCATGATGTTGCTGCCAAGGTAGAACAGCTGGCACAGGAAGCTGAAATCATCATAGGTAGCCACCTGCGCCAGGACTTTGCCATCCAGGTCGCACATCCGGAAAAATCTGCTTTCTATCCACCAACAGTATTGTTATGTAAAGATCCGGTACAGGCCCAACAGATTCATAATATCGAAGCCTTTGGCCCAGTGGTTACATTGATGCCCTATAGTGACCTACCACAACTGGCAACATTAGTAGCTCGTGGTGAAGGCAGTCTGGTCGCTTCAATCGTGCGTAACCATGATGAAAATATTGAACAGCTACTCAGCAAGATCGCGCCTTGGCATGGTCGTGTGCATATTCTGGATCGTGAAAGCGCTAAGGAAAGTACCGGTCATGGTTCACCACTGCCATTGTTAGTGCATGGTGGTCCGGGGCGTGCTGGCGGTGGTGAGGAACTCGGTGGTCTGCGTGCAGTGAAACACTATATGCAGCGTACTGCTATTCAAGGCTCACCAAATGTGCTGACTCAGGTTGGTCATAGCTGGACCGCGGGTGCGGAGGTATTTGAAGACCGCGTGCATCCATTCAAGAAATCCTTTGATGAACTGCGGATCGGTGAACGCCTGCTGACTGCACGCCGTACCATTACTGAAGCTGATATTGTCAACTTTGGTGGTTTAAGTGGAGATTACTTCTATGCACATATGGATAAGATTGCGGCTGCGGAATCCTTGTTCGGTGAACGCGTCGCACATGGTTACTTCATTGTCTCTGCCGCTGCCGGCTTGTTTGTTGATGCTGCTCCAGGTCCAGTTATTGCCAACTATGGCATGGACAACCTGCGCTTCGTAGAACCGGTGAAAATTGGTGATACCATTCAGGTAGAACTGACCTGCAAGCAGAAAACCCCAAAACCGCTGCGTGATGAGCAGAGACCGCATGGTGTCGTGGTCTGGGACATCAAGGTGAAAAACCAGCGCAATGAACTGGTCGCGACCTATGACATCCTAACTCTCGTAGAAAAAGCTGCTTAA
- the paaA gene encoding 1,2-phenylacetyl-CoA epoxidase subunit PaaA — protein MNKQQQTFDQKIEQDISIEAKDWMPDAYRKTLIRQIGQHGHSEVIGMLPEGNWITRAPTLKRKAVLLAKVQDEAGHGLYLYSAAETLGADRDDMMEKLIAGRMKYSSIFNYPTLTWADVAAIGWLVDGAAIVNQVALCRTSYGPYARAMVRICKEESFHQRQGFEAMMQLAQGTPEQKQMAQDAVNRFWWPALMMFGPSDDNSPNSAQSMQWKIKLFSNDALRQKFVDNTVPQVLQLGLTVPDPDLKFNEETGHYEFGQVNWDEFFDVLAGKGPCNHERIEARRKAWEDGKWVRESAAVYASKQQQQSDQRKIA, from the coding sequence ATGAATAAGCAACAACAAACATTCGATCAGAAGATAGAGCAGGACATTTCGATTGAAGCGAAGGACTGGATGCCGGATGCCTATAGAAAGACCCTGATCCGCCAGATTGGCCAGCATGGACATTCAGAAGTGATTGGCATGCTGCCAGAAGGTAACTGGATTACCCGCGCACCGACTTTGAAACGTAAAGCGGTATTGCTGGCTAAAGTACAAGATGAAGCAGGGCATGGCCTATACCTCTACAGTGCAGCAGAAACGCTTGGTGCAGACCGTGATGACATGATGGAAAAGCTGATTGCTGGCCGCATGAAATATTCATCCATTTTTAACTATCCAACCCTGACCTGGGCAGATGTTGCTGCGATTGGCTGGCTGGTAGATGGGGCGGCAATCGTCAATCAGGTGGCGTTGTGTCGTACTTCTTATGGTCCTTATGCACGTGCCATGGTACGTATCTGTAAAGAAGAAAGTTTCCACCAGCGTCAAGGCTTTGAGGCCATGATGCAACTGGCACAAGGTACGCCAGAACAGAAACAGATGGCACAGGATGCAGTGAACCGTTTCTGGTGGCCGGCACTGATGATGTTTGGTCCAAGTGACGACAATTCTCCAAACAGTGCACAAAGCATGCAGTGGAAAATCAAATTATTCAGTAATGATGCATTGCGTCAGAAATTTGTCGACAACACTGTGCCGCAAGTATTGCAGCTTGGCCTGACTGTGCCGGACCCAGACCTGAAATTCAATGAAGAAACTGGCCACTATGAATTTGGTCAGGTGAACTGGGATGAGTTCTTCGATGTGCTGGCAGGTAAAGGTCCATGTAACCATGAACGTATCGAAGCGCGTCGCAAGGCTTGGGAAGACGGCAAATGGGTGCGTGAATCAGCAGCAGTTTATGCCAGCAAGCAACAGCAGCAGTCAGATCAACGAAAAATCGCTTAA
- the paaB gene encoding 1,2-phenylacetyl-CoA epoxidase subunit PaaB encodes MNKNNWSLYEVFIRSKQGLSHRHVGSLRAPDDEIALQNARDVYTRRNEGVSIWVVKSELITSSQPDEKSEFFDPSLNKVYRHPTFYHIPDGIEHM; translated from the coding sequence ATGAACAAGAATAACTGGTCTTTATACGAAGTATTTATTCGCAGCAAACAGGGTCTGAGCCACCGTCATGTCGGCAGCCTGCGCGCCCCTGATGATGAAATTGCCCTGCAAAATGCCCGTGACGTCTATACCCGTCGCAATGAAGGTGTAAGTATCTGGGTCGTGAAATCTGAACTGATTACCTCATCTCAACCAGATGAAAAATCGGAGTTTTTTGATCCTTCATTGAACAAGGTCTACCGTCATCCGACCTTCTATCACATTCCAGATGGCATCGAACACATGTAA